A DNA window from Pogona vitticeps strain Pit_001003342236 chromosome 2, PviZW2.1, whole genome shotgun sequence contains the following coding sequences:
- the PRRT1 gene encoding proline-rich transmembrane protein 1 isoform X2 — protein sequence MSSEKTGLPDATPHTSPPPYNTPLQPPPPPPQDAPIPGYSDLPPTTVHSGTATLPRLGGAATLPRPPPTSATLPRPPRHHSATLPRLPPDPYMQETQFNGGPQGYVVQTHPPVGTLPLGGYMHPGYPVQLQPCTAYVPVYPVGAPYPPGNPPPPPAMSSTQMTPGIAILEPRRPPHDYLPIAVLTTICCFWPTGIIAIIKAVQVRTAIARGDIVSAEIASREARNFSFISLAVGIAAMVLCTILTVVIIIAAQHHDNDWDP from the exons gACTCCCTGATGCCACTCCACACACCTCTCCTCCGCCCTACAACACCCCTTTGCAgccaccccctccacccccacaggATGCCCCCATCCCTGGATACAGCGACCTCCCCCCCACAACTGTGCATTCGGGGACCGCCACCTTGCCCCGACTTGGCGGAGCGGCTACCCTTCCTCGCCCTCCGCCTACATCGGCCACCTTGCCCCGGCCGCCCCGCCACCACTCAGCTACCCTTCCCCGACTTCCCCCGGATCCCTACATGCAGGAAACCCAGTTCAATGGGGGGCCCCAGGGCTATGTAGTGCAGACTCATCCGCCGGTCGGGACTCTACCTCTCGGAGGCTATATGCACCCAGGATACCCTGTCCAGTTGCAGCCCTGCACAGCATACGTACCGGTCTACCCCGTTGGGGCG CCATACCCTCCGGGCaaccctccaccaccaccagcgaTGTCCTCGACACAGATGACCCCAGGCATTGCTATCCTGGAGCCACGGCGCCCGCCACATGACTACCTTCCCATTGCGGTCCTCACCACCATCTGCTGCTTCTGGCCCACAGGCATCATTGCGATAATAAAGGCTGTGCAG gTGCGGACTGCGATCGCTCGCGGCGACATCGTCTCGGCAGAAATCGCTTCCCGGGAGGCCCGCAACTTCTCCTTCATCAGCTTGGCCGTGGGCATCGCCGCCATGGTTCTGTGCACTATCCTCACCGTGGTGATCATCATCGCTGCCCAGCATCACGACAACGACTGGGACCCCTAG
- the PRRT1 gene encoding proline-rich transmembrane protein 1 isoform X1 — translation MSSEKTGLPDATPHTSPPPYNTPLQPPPPPPQDAPIPGYSDLPPTTVHSGTATLPRLGGAATLPRPPPTSATLPRPPRHHSATLPRLPPDPYMQETQFNGGPQGYVVQTHPPVGTLPLGGYMHPGYPVQLQPCTAYVPVYPVGAESQDSTPQAVSHPSTDGSRPVSFDKPYPPGNPPPPPAMSSTQMTPGIAILEPRRPPHDYLPIAVLTTICCFWPTGIIAIIKAVQVRTAIARGDIVSAEIASREARNFSFISLAVGIAAMVLCTILTVVIIIAAQHHDNDWDP, via the exons gACTCCCTGATGCCACTCCACACACCTCTCCTCCGCCCTACAACACCCCTTTGCAgccaccccctccacccccacaggATGCCCCCATCCCTGGATACAGCGACCTCCCCCCCACAACTGTGCATTCGGGGACCGCCACCTTGCCCCGACTTGGCGGAGCGGCTACCCTTCCTCGCCCTCCGCCTACATCGGCCACCTTGCCCCGGCCGCCCCGCCACCACTCAGCTACCCTTCCCCGACTTCCCCCGGATCCCTACATGCAGGAAACCCAGTTCAATGGGGGGCCCCAGGGCTATGTAGTGCAGACTCATCCGCCGGTCGGGACTCTACCTCTCGGAGGCTATATGCACCCAGGATACCCTGTCCAGTTGCAGCCCTGCACAGCATACGTACCGGTCTACCCCGTTGGGGCG GAATCTCAAGACAGCACACCCCAAgcagtctcccatccaagtacagATGGATCCAGACCTGTTAGCTTCGACAAG CCATACCCTCCGGGCaaccctccaccaccaccagcgaTGTCCTCGACACAGATGACCCCAGGCATTGCTATCCTGGAGCCACGGCGCCCGCCACATGACTACCTTCCCATTGCGGTCCTCACCACCATCTGCTGCTTCTGGCCCACAGGCATCATTGCGATAATAAAGGCTGTGCAG gTGCGGACTGCGATCGCTCGCGGCGACATCGTCTCGGCAGAAATCGCTTCCCGGGAGGCCCGCAACTTCTCCTTCATCAGCTTGGCCGTGGGCATCGCCGCCATGGTTCTGTGCACTATCCTCACCGTGGTGATCATCATCGCTGCCCAGCATCACGACAACGACTGGGACCCCTAG
- the FKBPL gene encoding FK506-binding protein-like, which yields MASTEPAIKKTPAAGKGEESKMANQKSAGGKGNVRDPLAASEKKAESEDLKENLPSPNQARSAHGNIPWVCPDGTFIKLVLETGTGLDKPKEGSLCQVFIEAEPGGPLSYPSHKWAEVELGGGDAEWDGVVDRCLETMLAGERAEVRLTGGGTITIQLASFTAAKDSWEMSASEKWALVISHKERGSELYRAGDVGAAARRYARALRLLVVAAPPPDYDQIKAELHANLAACQLRLHQPANAASNCTKTLALQPANTKALFRRGLAFDAMNDLEGAAQDLKGVLQVEPGNRAARRELDRVMERIKARDAKLAQAMQKMFA from the coding sequence ATGGCAAGTACGGAGCCTGCCATAAAAAAGACaccagctgcagggaaaggggaggaaagcaaGATGGCAAACCAGaaatcagctggggggaaaggaaatGTCCGAGATCCATTGGCTGCAAGTGAGAAAAAGGCAGAGAGTGAGGACCTCAAAGAGAACCTGCCTTCACCCAACCAAGCAAGATCAGCCCATGGGAACATCCCGTGGGTCTGTCCAGATGGCACATTCATCAAATTGGTTCTGGAGACTGGCACGGGTTTAGATAAACCCAAGGAAGGCTCCCTCTGCCAGGTCTTCATTGAGGCTGAGCCAGGAGGACCCTTGAGTTACCCTTCCCACAAATGGGCCGAGGTGGAACTGGGCGGGGGTGACGCCGAATGGGATGGGGTCGTGGACCGTTGCTTGGAGACCATGCTGGCCGGCGAGCGGGCCGAAGTAAGATTGACAGGAGGAGGCACGATCACCATCCAGCTGGCGAGCTTCACGGCGGCCAAGGACTCCTGGGAGATGAGTGCCAGCGAGAAATGGGCTTTGGTGATCAGCCACAAAGAGCGCGGCAGTGAGCTGTACCGAGCGGGAGACGTTGGTGCCGCCGCCCGGCGCTACGCCCGGGCTTTGCGTCTGCTTGTGGTGGCTGCTCCTCCTCCAGACTACGACCAAATCAAAGCGGAGCTGCATGCCAATCTCGCCGCTTGCCAGCTGAGGTTGCACCAGCCGGCCAATGCCGCCTCCAACTGTACCAAGACGCTGGCGCTTCAGCCGGCCAACACCAAGGCGCTGTTTCGACGGGGCTTGGCTTTTGACGCCATGAATGACCTGGAAGGGGCAGCTCAAGATCTGAAAGGCGTTTTACAGGTGGAGCCAGGGAACCGAGCTGCCCGCCGAGAGCTGGacagggtgatggagaggatcaAGGCTCGGGACGCCAAACTGGCCCAAGCCATGCAAAAGATGTTCGCTTGA